One region of Streptomyces davaonensis JCM 4913 genomic DNA includes:
- a CDS encoding glycosyltransferase family 4 protein, protein MPQHVPSPLRTPVPTVAQQPPALPPQPRRIVFLAHRDLGNQAAGGSELLVDRLADGLTHLGHQVTLLCGGPAAYRDYRVVSAGGAYGHYLRARSAFARQVGETDLLVEVCNGMPYLAPLWHRGPTLCLVNHVHTDLWKMRFGGPLAPAARIGRRLEHWALTGVQQRSLLVAVSPSTAHALRALGVERERIRVVHNGVEEPGPRADRSAEPLFVAVGRLVEYKRIELLLRLWERVRPVTGGRLLIVGDGPERARLEQLAGPGVEFTGHVSEAEKHRLLCAAWLLLHPSAVEGWGLVVTEAAARETPAIAFDVPGLRDSVIDGETGVLASGESSFAAAWCTLALSGHRRELMGKAARDHAAGYRWDRTVKQFRAVAAEAVRGWSS, encoded by the coding sequence ATGCCCCAGCACGTGCCGTCCCCGCTGCGAACCCCGGTCCCCACGGTGGCCCAGCAGCCCCCGGCGCTCCCCCCACAACCGCGCCGAATCGTTTTCCTCGCCCACCGCGACCTGGGGAACCAGGCCGCCGGCGGGTCCGAACTGCTCGTGGACCGTCTGGCCGACGGGCTGACCCACCTCGGCCACCAGGTCACCCTTCTCTGCGGCGGGCCCGCGGCCTACCGCGACTACCGGGTCGTGTCCGCGGGCGGCGCCTACGGCCACTATCTCCGAGCCCGGTCCGCCTTCGCCCGCCAGGTCGGGGAGACCGATCTGCTGGTCGAGGTCTGCAACGGGATGCCGTATCTGGCACCCCTGTGGCACCGCGGTCCCACGCTGTGCCTGGTGAACCATGTACACACCGATCTGTGGAAGATGCGGTTCGGGGGCCCCTTGGCCCCGGCTGCCCGCATCGGACGAAGACTTGAGCACTGGGCACTGACCGGAGTGCAACAGCGGAGCCTGTTGGTCGCCGTCTCCCCGTCCACGGCGCATGCGCTGCGCGCGCTCGGCGTCGAGCGGGAACGAATACGCGTCGTCCACAACGGTGTGGAGGAGCCGGGTCCGCGCGCGGACCGGTCCGCCGAGCCGCTGTTCGTGGCGGTGGGGCGACTCGTCGAATACAAACGGATCGAGCTGTTGCTACGGCTGTGGGAGCGGGTGCGGCCGGTCACCGGCGGCCGGCTCCTCATCGTGGGGGACGGTCCCGAGCGAGCCCGGCTCGAACAACTCGCCGGTCCTGGTGTGGAGTTCACCGGGCATGTGAGTGAGGCCGAGAAGCATCGGCTGCTGTGTGCGGCGTGGCTGTTGCTGCATCCCTCCGCTGTTGAAGGGTGGGGGCTCGTGGTGACCGAGGCCGCAGCTCGGGAGACTCCGGCGATTGCCTTTGATGTGCCGGGGCTTCGGGATTCCGTGATCGACGGGGAGACCGGGGTGCTTGCTTCCGGTGAGTCCTCGTTCGCTGCGGCGTGGTGCACGCTTGCGCTTTCCGGGCATCGGCGGGAGCTGATGGGGAAGGCGGCGCGGGATCATGCGGCGGGGTATCGCTGGGATCGCACGGTGAAGCAGTTCCGGGCCGTCGCGGCTGAGGCGGTGCGAGGTTGGTCTTCGTGA
- a CDS encoding DUF3068 domain-containing protein, which produces MRRTASPFSLIVLGFGTFLLVLAPMLAWYVEPRAAVNPIDIDTTAVYKGTGSVFDTDKIATVPDQTITVTQRVRGNVAESEDSGNAVWDVITTVDTDKSLPAEDPHDALDYVPHRWVMDRESTRPVHCCEEKPYIEGEAYLKFPFDVQKRDYRWWDNTLRGVITMRYQDTKKIQGYTGYRFTATVPATKTGTRLVPGRLVGLEDTPQVLAEEWYANHGLELVVDQATGRVLYAQTGPRRTLRAPGADKDAAVLLDSRKIAFTTATQKEAVDQAEQDSGQLRLVGRTLPIGAGVIGFVLVVTGIVLVVRGRQRPGSSELPQPSLTM; this is translated from the coding sequence ATGCGCCGTACAGCCTCACCGTTTTCGCTGATCGTGCTGGGTTTCGGCACGTTCCTGCTGGTCCTGGCGCCGATGCTCGCCTGGTATGTGGAGCCACGGGCCGCCGTGAACCCGATCGACATCGACACCACCGCCGTCTACAAGGGCACGGGCAGTGTCTTCGACACCGACAAGATCGCGACCGTGCCCGATCAGACGATCACCGTCACTCAGCGAGTGCGCGGAAATGTCGCGGAGAGTGAGGACAGCGGGAACGCCGTCTGGGATGTGATCACGACGGTCGACACCGACAAGTCGCTGCCCGCCGAAGATCCGCACGACGCGCTGGACTACGTCCCGCACCGCTGGGTGATGGACCGGGAGAGCACCAGGCCGGTGCACTGCTGCGAGGAGAAGCCCTACATCGAGGGCGAGGCCTATCTGAAGTTTCCCTTCGATGTGCAGAAGCGGGACTACCGCTGGTGGGACAACACCCTCCGCGGGGTGATCACAATGCGTTACCAGGACACCAAGAAGATCCAGGGGTACACCGGCTACCGGTTCACCGCGACCGTGCCGGCCACGAAGACCGGAACCCGACTGGTGCCGGGGCGGCTCGTCGGCCTTGAGGACACCCCGCAGGTGCTGGCCGAGGAGTGGTACGCCAACCACGGCCTCGAGCTGGTGGTCGACCAGGCCACGGGCCGGGTGCTGTACGCACAGACCGGGCCGCGCCGCACCCTGCGCGCGCCCGGCGCCGACAAGGACGCGGCGGTCCTGCTGGACAGCCGGAAGATTGCGTTCACCACCGCAACGCAGAAGGAAGCGGTGGACCAGGCGGAGCAGGACAGCGGACAGCTGCGACTGGTGGGACGGACGTTGCCCATCGGGGCGGGTGTGATCGGTTTCGTCCTGGTAGTGACCGGGATCGTTTTGGTGGTACGCGGGAGGCAGCGTCCCGGTTCATCCGAGTTGCCCCAGCCTTCTCTCACGATGTGA
- a CDS encoding helix-turn-helix domain-containing protein: MPPAARTDVTRTDAVSAHSAWHDVPRLQVRRFAAIAMAEAPALAEEIMTEIRREYPHLPVVLDESGEPMALVGIRRAIEVFVQHLETAEGRPRVPPGVFQDFGRGEGYNGRSLDSLQAIYRMGVRLAWRRFADIGQRVEIPPPAMYELVDAGYEYLDGLVDQSVRGYAEAAARQAGERLRLQSRLMELLLVEHHRGDPAEALTERAARIGWPLPGKVAVGVLLRPAREAVAPAVGQGVLLDLEYEQPRMVVPDPDAAGRSELLHRALTGWSGAIGPPVPLAEAAKSLRWAEAAVRLMNRGLLPTGEVLYCTEHTEALVLLQPEELIDDLAVRCLAPLAHCGPTHGRRLAETLLAWLETRGGAPEVAARLGVHPQTVRYRLRQIRELWGDEIDDPDRRFELELVLRAQRLRGRLGISGSGQ, translated from the coding sequence GTGCCGCCTGCCGCCCGCACCGACGTGACCCGCACCGACGCCGTCTCGGCCCACTCGGCCTGGCACGACGTCCCACGCCTCCAGGTGCGCCGGTTCGCGGCCATCGCCATGGCCGAGGCTCCGGCACTCGCCGAAGAGATCATGACCGAGATCCGACGCGAGTACCCCCACCTGCCCGTGGTCCTCGACGAGTCCGGCGAACCGATGGCCCTGGTCGGCATCCGCCGCGCCATCGAGGTCTTCGTCCAGCACCTGGAGACCGCCGAGGGCCGCCCGAGGGTGCCTCCCGGGGTCTTCCAGGACTTCGGCCGCGGCGAGGGCTACAACGGCCGCAGCCTGGACTCCCTCCAGGCGATCTACCGCATGGGCGTACGGCTGGCCTGGCGCCGTTTCGCCGACATCGGCCAGCGCGTGGAGATACCGCCCCCCGCGATGTACGAACTGGTGGACGCGGGCTACGAATACCTGGACGGCCTGGTCGACCAGTCGGTACGCGGCTACGCCGAAGCGGCGGCCCGCCAGGCCGGGGAGCGACTGCGCCTCCAGAGCCGCCTGATGGAACTCCTCCTGGTCGAGCACCACCGGGGCGACCCGGCCGAGGCCCTCACCGAGCGGGCCGCCCGCATCGGCTGGCCACTGCCCGGAAAGGTCGCCGTCGGCGTCCTGCTGCGCCCGGCACGGGAGGCGGTGGCACCGGCGGTGGGCCAGGGCGTGCTCCTGGACCTCGAATACGAACAGCCCCGCATGGTCGTCCCCGACCCCGACGCGGCCGGCCGCTCGGAACTCCTGCACCGGGCCCTGACCGGCTGGTCCGGCGCGATCGGCCCCCCGGTACCGCTCGCCGAGGCGGCGAAGTCACTGCGCTGGGCGGAGGCGGCGGTACGCCTGATGAACCGCGGCCTGCTCCCGACGGGCGAGGTCCTGTACTGCACCGAGCACACCGAGGCGCTGGTCCTCCTCCAACCGGAGGAACTGATCGACGACTTGGCCGTACGCTGCCTCGCCCCGCTGGCCCACTGCGGCCCCACCCACGGCCGCCGCCTCGCCGAGACCCTGCTGGCCTGGCTGGAAACGAGAGGCGGCGCCCCGGAGGTGGCGGCCCGGCTGGGCGTCCACCCCCAGACCGTCCGCTACCGCCTCCGCCAGATCCGCGAACTGTGGGGCGACGAGATCGACGACCCCGACCGCCGCTTCGAGCTGGAACTGGTGCTCAGGGCACAGCGGTTGCGGGGCCGCCTGGGGATCTCGGGGAGCGGTCAGTAG
- a CDS encoding lipase/acyltransferase domain-containing protein — protein sequence MTTDLVVVLPGITGSTLRIKDDLIWSPTPGALLKAIKTFGGSVNALRLPEGIGDDHPGDGVEPVDLMTDRHLIPGIWTPVKGYDLLLDRLRSLGYQESTPNTPGNLLPVPYDWRLSNRYNARRLKTIVEPALERWRAHHPSNSTARLTFVCHSMGGLIARWYIEKCGGAELTHKLITLGTPYRGAAKALDQLVNGAHQRLGPLSFDLTAFARTLPSLHQLLPEYACIEDPKTGVLATTTELGATVPELNRRLTLDAMRFHTDLRTAESARPASLTATHAIVGTQQNTPTTARIRNNSLTLLPDYTDKTLYGDGTVPLVAACRADVPMDSNTLRRVPDQHGNLQRNPAALDELEGILTASDVVVRAPRETQLRLDVPELITAGEDLPVRLTSAKGSRNAVLLTVTHESGKPEETRVVLAGPEPVEALFDGLPPGAYTVDATGTRPGSPIAAVSADILVWD from the coding sequence ATGACCACTGACCTCGTAGTCGTCCTCCCCGGCATCACCGGCAGCACCCTCCGCATCAAGGACGACCTCATCTGGTCCCCCACCCCCGGCGCCCTCCTCAAGGCCATCAAAACCTTCGGCGGCTCGGTCAACGCCCTCCGCCTCCCCGAGGGCATCGGCGACGATCACCCCGGCGACGGCGTGGAACCCGTCGACCTGATGACCGACCGCCACCTCATCCCGGGCATCTGGACCCCGGTCAAGGGCTACGACCTGCTCCTCGACCGACTCCGCTCCCTCGGCTACCAGGAGTCCACCCCGAACACGCCCGGCAACCTCCTCCCCGTCCCCTACGACTGGCGCCTCTCCAACCGCTACAACGCCCGCCGCCTCAAGACGATCGTCGAGCCCGCACTCGAACGCTGGCGGGCACACCACCCAAGCAACTCCACCGCCCGACTCACCTTCGTCTGTCACTCCATGGGCGGCCTCATCGCCCGCTGGTACATCGAGAAGTGCGGCGGTGCCGAACTCACCCACAAGCTCATCACCCTCGGCACCCCCTATCGCGGCGCCGCCAAAGCCCTCGACCAGCTCGTCAACGGCGCCCACCAACGCCTAGGCCCCCTCTCCTTCGACCTCACCGCCTTCGCCCGCACCCTCCCCTCCCTCCACCAACTCCTCCCCGAGTACGCCTGCATCGAGGACCCCAAGACAGGAGTTCTCGCGACGACCACGGAACTCGGCGCAACCGTCCCGGAGTTGAACCGACGCCTCACCCTCGACGCCATGCGCTTCCACACCGACCTCCGCACCGCCGAATCCGCCCGCCCCGCCTCCCTCACCGCCACCCACGCCATCGTCGGCACCCAACAGAACACCCCCACCACCGCCCGAATCCGGAACAACTCCCTCACCCTGCTCCCGGACTACACCGACAAGACCCTGTATGGCGACGGCACCGTCCCCCTTGTCGCCGCCTGTCGTGCCGACGTCCCCATGGACAGCAACACCCTCCGCCGAGTCCCGGACCAGCACGGCAACCTTCAGCGCAACCCCGCCGCCCTCGACGAGCTCGAAGGCATCCTCACCGCGAGCGACGTCGTCGTCAGGGCCCCACGGGAGACGCAGCTGCGTCTCGACGTGCCCGAACTGATCACAGCAGGCGAGGATTTGCCCGTTCGGCTCACCTCCGCCAAGGGGTCCAGGAACGCCGTGCTTCTCACCGTCACCCATGAGTCCGGCAAGCCCGAGGAAACCCGGGTCGTGCTCGCCGGGCCCGAGCCGGTCGAGGCGCTCTTCGACGGGCTGCCGCCGGGGGCGTACACGGTCGACGCCACCGGGACCCGGCCTGGCTCGCCGATCGCCGCCGTAAGTGCGGACATCCTGGTGTGGGACTGA